The Nitrospira sp. genome has a window encoding:
- the cas1e gene encoding type I-E CRISPR-associated endonuclease Cas1e gives MADILPPLKPIPIKERLSVLYIEYGHLDVLDGAFVVVDKNGVRTHIPVGGVVCLMLEPGTRVSHAACALAARVGTLLVWIGEAGVRLYSAGQPGGARADRLLYQAKLALDDELRLKVVRKMYALRFGEEPPQRRSVEQLRGIEGARVRETYKRMAAQYGLQWKARNYDVDDWDQGDLPNRCLSAATACLYGITEAAVLAAGYAPAIGFIHTGKPLSFVYDVADIYKFETVVPLAFRIAAKNPVNAEQQVRLACRDSFRETKLLERIIPGIEEMLAAGEIPRPAPFEEQVSPAIPNQENLGDAGHRA, from the coding sequence ATGGCCGACATTCTGCCTCCGCTGAAACCCATCCCGATTAAGGAGCGGCTGTCCGTGCTTTACATTGAGTATGGCCATCTTGACGTGTTGGACGGCGCTTTTGTGGTCGTGGATAAAAACGGTGTACGAACGCACATCCCTGTGGGGGGTGTCGTGTGTTTGATGCTGGAGCCGGGCACGCGGGTGTCTCACGCGGCTTGTGCTTTGGCGGCCAGGGTCGGAACGCTGTTGGTGTGGATTGGGGAGGCGGGTGTGCGGTTGTATTCGGCTGGACAGCCAGGTGGCGCGCGAGCCGACCGACTTCTCTATCAGGCGAAGCTAGCGCTGGATGATGAATTGCGGTTGAAAGTCGTGCGCAAGATGTATGCGCTCCGGTTTGGCGAAGAGCCTCCCCAGCGTCGCTCGGTTGAGCAATTGCGAGGCATTGAAGGCGCACGGGTTCGCGAGACCTATAAGCGCATGGCGGCGCAGTATGGGTTGCAATGGAAAGCTCGTAACTACGACGTAGACGATTGGGATCAAGGAGACCTCCCTAATCGCTGTCTGTCCGCTGCCACGGCCTGCTTATATGGGATTACGGAAGCCGCAGTATTGGCTGCAGGGTATGCGCCGGCTATCGGCTTCATCCATACCGGCAAGCCGCTGTCGTTTGTCTATGACGTGGCGGATATCTACAAGTTCGAAACCGTCGTGCCCTTGGCATTTCGTATTGCTGCCAAGAATCCTGTGAATGCAGAACAACAGGTTCGTTTAGCCTGTCGTGACAGTTTCCGCGAGACCAAACTTTTGGAACGCATCATTCCTGGCATAGAGGAGATGTTGGCGGCGGGAGAAATTCCACGGCCTGCGCCGTTCGAAGAGCAGGTGTCTCCAGCTATTCCCAATCAGGAGAATCTCGGCGATGCTGGTCATCGTGCTTGA